DNA sequence from the Thermoleophilaceae bacterium genome:
CTTGCCCTCGCTCTCCATCGCGCTCGCGATGACGAAGCAGCGAGCAAGTCCATCGGGGTCGAGGAAGCGGAGTCCCTCGCGAAGCATCCGGTATCCCTCGCCCACCGGGCCGCCCAGCTCCAGAGTTTCCTGCGGCGGTCGAGCGGATCGAGGCACCGTGGCGATCACGGTGTAGCCGCGGTACGCGCGCTCGAAATCCTCGACGGACTTCACGCGACGATCCACGAATTCGGCGAGGAGCGCGAGCGCCGAGCCGAGCAGAAGGCCGAGCAGCCCCGCCAGGATCACGTTGCGCTTCGGTCGCGGCGACACCGCATGGCCGCTCGGCTGAGCACGCGCGATCACCTCGGCGTTGCCGGTCTGGAGCGCCTCGAGCTCCTTCAGCTGACGGAGGCTGGCGGTGAGCCTGGTCCTCTCCGCCGGATCCGTGGTCGTCTGCAGCGACTGCTGTACGAGGTTCTCGGCGTTCACCACGGCCGCGCGGTCGGTGCTCCGGCGGTAGGTGATGTAGCTGTCGGCGAACGCGTTCGCCACAGCCGCTGCGCTCGTGGGCGAGGTGCGGGTGGCCTTGATGGTCACAACGTTCGAGTCGGTGCTCGGCTGGACGCTGATCGAGCTGAGCAATGACGAGACCGACTCGTTTGTACGAAGTTCCTTCTGGGCTTGCAGCGCCACGTTGCGAGACGACACGACGTTCACGTTCGTCTGCAGATCGCGCTTCGGATCCACCCCCGGCTCGAAGAGATTGCTCCCGCCGAAGAGTGCGGCGGTGAAGCCGGGGTCGCGGAAGAGGAGCTGCGAGGAGGCGGCGTACTGCTTCTGCTCGCGGACCGACAGCACGACCGCGGCGCCGATGCTGAGGATGAGGACGACCACGACGATCAGCTTGCGCCGCCAGATGACGGCCAGCAGCTCGAACGGGGAGACGGTTGGAGCTGCGTGAGGAGTAGGCATCTCGTCGTACATCACCGTCGCCTCCCGGCGCTCTGGACCGGTAGCAGCAAGAGTAGCCATGATAGTGGGGACATCGGCGCGGAACCTAAAGTGCTTGATCCCTGCGTGACCTTCATTGCGCCCGCAGCGTGTTCCATGCAGGTTTGGGCGAGCCGTTGCGACGGATGAGCCCGAACCAGTGCTCCTTGTCGGTCGGGTCCGTCGCCGCCGGGGAGTCGCGGTAGTTGTAGAGGAACAGCGCCTTTACCCATTGCGAGTACTTCCCGCGGACGGCAGCGAACACCTCCGCGATGTACTTCGCCTGGTCCGCCTCGGATACGCAGGCATCTGGACTGCCCGGGCAGGTTGACCAGCCAACCTCCGTGATCCAGAACGGCTTGTTCGCCGCCCCGTGGGCGGCGAACATCTGGTGCAGCTGCTGGATGCGGTCGAACTGGAAACGGCTCTCACTGCCCGGCGTAAAGATCGTTGGGCTGCGCGCGGCGTAGGGATGAATCGCCACGCCGTCGATGTAGCGGCTGAGGTCGGGCACGGCGGCGTACATCGGGTCCACCCACGGGGAGGGCTTCTTGGACACCGTCAGCCCGCTCGTGTCCGCGGCGATGAGATAGCGAGTCCGCGGGTTCGCGTTGCGCCCGCTCACCGCGGCGGCCTTGAACAACCTGGCGTACGTGGCCGGCTGGGGTCCGCCCGGTGAGAACTGCTCCAGGTACGGCTCGTTCCAGATCTCAAACCATGTTGCCGGGTGGTACGGGACGCGCGCCCGTGCCCGTGCCCGCCAGAGGCTGCCACCAGGCCCGTAGCGCCGAGCGGCACGCGCAACGAACTCGGCGAAGCCCGACGGTGGTGCGGCGACGGAGTTCGCCGGGCCGGCCCAGGACGGCGAGCCCATCATCAGCGGAAGGATCGTGATGCCGTGGCGCGCCGCCGTCCGGATCTTCTTGTCGTAGACCGCCCAGCGCCAGTGCCCGGGAGACGGCTCGACCTGCGGCCACGAAAGCTCCAGCCGCTCCATGCGAACTCCCGCGGCTCTGATCGCGTTGAGGTTGCACGCGTTGTTCCACACGGAATTCAGGCCGATGATCAGGCTGCCGCGCGCCGGGGACGGTGCGTACGAGACACGCGGACAGCCCGGGTTGGCGATGGCCGTCTCCGCGCTGCCGTGCGAGCAGCCCGCGGCGAGCAGTGCTACCGCGACCCCGCCGGCAACCCACGTCGCGCCGCCACGGCGGAAACGGGCGCGGACTCGCATCGCCCGACTGTAGCGG
Encoded proteins:
- a CDS encoding polysaccharide biosynthesis tyrosine autokinase — encoded protein: MPTPHAAPTVSPFELLAVIWRRKLIVVVVLILSIGAAVVLSVREQKQYAASSQLLFRDPGFTAALFGGSNLFEPGVDPKRDLQTNVNVVSSRNVALQAQKELRTNESVSSLLSSISVQPSTDSNVVTIKATRTSPTSAAAVANAFADSYITYRRSTDRAAVVNAENLVQQSLQTTTDPAERTRLTASLRQLKELEALQTGNAEVIARAQPSGHAVSPRPKRNVILAGLLGLLLGSALALLAEFVDRRVKSVEDFERAYRGYTVIATVPRSARPPQETLELGGPVGEGYRMLREGLRFLDPDGLARCFVIASAMESEGKSTVAVNLCKSLAAIGQRTILIEADMRRPTAAEMLGISPETVGLSNLLVTHGSLDSYLVDPYGDGSVQVLPAGTLPPNPADLLRSRRMPDVLAAAREAADIVVIDPPPLLPVADTRVILQFDEIDGVIVVGRVGVTRRDLAQESQRVLDQSGRRVFGVVIVGSPIKTRSSYYDTPTPTLIPTRTPAADAAEHQSNGGGDRRRSRLGQTRR